In a genomic window of Octadecabacter temperatus:
- a CDS encoding BadF/BadG/BcrA/BcrD ATPase family protein: MSDHKQIYVGVDGGGTGCRAVIGTANQVLGEGRGGSANVTSDPNSAIRSVLGAIDNACAAAGLHDLSNAHAHIGLAGVLTAQQADSIHTAMPFGAASITDDRPTTLAGALGDKDGIVAAIGTGSFVGSKRGADFRFIGGWGLTLGDEASAAWLGRSALSETLLACDGMQDETDLTKALFEKFGKDANAIVDFATTATPADFGAFAPFVTDAGKTDDPIAMRLMKDGGLYIELAFAHLKPKNGEPFCLTGGLGPSYAPFLSPAAQEWLRPGEGSALDGALTLARGISA; encoded by the coding sequence TTGAGCGATCACAAACAAATATACGTTGGTGTTGACGGCGGCGGCACAGGGTGTCGCGCGGTTATTGGGACAGCGAACCAAGTGCTTGGCGAAGGGCGCGGCGGGTCTGCGAATGTGACTTCCGACCCAAACAGCGCGATCCGCAGTGTGTTGGGTGCAATCGACAACGCATGTGCTGCGGCGGGCCTGCACGACCTCAGCAACGCCCATGCACATATCGGGTTGGCGGGCGTGTTAACGGCGCAGCAGGCTGACAGCATTCATACCGCTATGCCGTTTGGCGCAGCGTCTATCACGGACGATAGACCGACAACGTTGGCAGGGGCGCTTGGAGACAAGGATGGAATCGTCGCGGCAATTGGCACGGGCAGTTTTGTCGGATCCAAACGCGGGGCCGACTTTCGCTTTATTGGTGGCTGGGGTTTGACCTTGGGCGACGAAGCGTCAGCTGCGTGGCTCGGTCGATCTGCGTTGTCCGAAACGCTTTTGGCCTGTGATGGGATGCAAGACGAGACTGACCTAACCAAAGCGTTGTTTGAAAAATTTGGTAAAGACGCCAACGCCATCGTGGATTTTGCCACAACAGCGACACCCGCAGACTTTGGCGCGTTTGCTCCGTTCGTAACGGACGCGGGAAAAACAGACGATCCAATCGCGATGCGCTTGATGAAAGACGGCGGGCTTTACATTGAATTGGCCTTTGCGCACCTCAAGCCGAAGAACGGCGAACCATTCTGCCTGACTGGGGGGCTTGGCCCATCTTATGCACCGTTCTTGTCACCTGCCGCGCAGGAATGGCTACGACCCGGTGAGGGCTCTGCCCTAGACGGCGCGCTGACCTTAGCGAGAGGCATTTCAGCTTAA
- a CDS encoding hydantoinase B/oxoprolinase family protein → MTHSDVAYQVMWNRLISIVEEQAQALVRTAFSTSVREAGDLSAGVYETDGHMLAQAVTGTPGHVNAMADAVAHFIRRIGRENIFEGDVYITNDPWEGTGHLHDITMVTPSFHNGKHVGFFACTAHVVDIGGRGLGADGASVYEEGIHIPILKFTERGVVDKTMVAMLRSNVREPDQLIGDIYALATCNEIGHRRLVEMMKEFAMDDLSGIASFILDNSRRATLERINALPRQSASGEMVIDGFDTPISLKVKVSIEQDRILSDFAGTSGLDKMGINVPLVYTKAYACYALKCAIAPEIPNNAASLAPFEITAPVNSIVNALHPAPVALRHIIGHFVPDTVYDALDKILPDLVPAEGAGCLCNFQVSLRPRTDAPAPKDAVRSEVLTFNSGGAGARPEHDGLNATAFPSGVMTMPIEATEHAGPVIIWRKELRPDSGGAGKQRGGLGQFMEVGAREGHEFDFQAMLDRVDHPARGRRGGHHGAPTTIAQDDGTPMRGKGKQFVAHGRRVLMAFPGGAGYGDAAKRDPELVKRDLSRGYISAESAAADYGLSADEIADVLAGVARGDAT, encoded by the coding sequence ATGACCCATTCAGATGTTGCATACCAAGTCATGTGGAACCGCCTCATTTCGATCGTCGAGGAACAGGCGCAGGCATTGGTGCGTACTGCGTTCTCGACCTCCGTTCGTGAGGCAGGTGATTTGTCTGCCGGTGTATATGAAACCGACGGGCATATGCTTGCGCAAGCCGTCACGGGAACGCCCGGGCATGTGAATGCAATGGCTGATGCCGTTGCGCATTTCATTCGTCGTATCGGGCGTGAAAACATCTTTGAAGGTGACGTCTATATCACTAACGATCCGTGGGAAGGCACTGGGCATTTGCACGACATAACGATGGTCACGCCGTCATTTCATAACGGCAAGCACGTCGGGTTTTTCGCCTGCACTGCACATGTCGTTGATATCGGCGGACGTGGTTTAGGTGCCGACGGGGCAAGCGTCTATGAAGAAGGGATACACATCCCTATCCTGAAATTCACCGAACGTGGGGTCGTGGACAAAACCATGGTCGCCATGCTGCGGAGCAATGTGCGCGAGCCCGACCAGCTGATCGGAGATATCTACGCCCTCGCGACCTGCAACGAGATCGGGCATCGCCGTTTGGTCGAGATGATGAAGGAGTTCGCGATGGACGATCTGTCCGGCATCGCGAGTTTCATCCTTGATAATTCCCGCCGAGCAACACTGGAGCGGATCAATGCGTTGCCCCGCCAATCTGCCAGCGGGGAAATGGTAATAGACGGATTTGATACGCCGATTTCCCTGAAGGTGAAGGTCAGCATCGAACAGGATCGCATTCTGTCGGATTTTGCCGGCACGTCTGGCCTCGACAAAATGGGGATTAACGTCCCGCTGGTCTATACCAAGGCCTACGCATGCTACGCGCTGAAGTGCGCTATCGCGCCTGAAATCCCGAACAATGCCGCGTCTTTGGCCCCGTTTGAAATCACGGCTCCGGTAAATTCGATTGTGAACGCGCTTCACCCTGCGCCCGTCGCATTGCGCCATATCATCGGGCATTTCGTTCCTGACACGGTCTATGATGCCTTGGACAAGATCCTTCCGGATTTGGTGCCTGCTGAAGGCGCTGGATGCCTGTGTAACTTCCAGGTGTCATTGCGCCCGCGCACAGATGCCCCCGCCCCTAAGGATGCCGTTAGATCCGAAGTTCTGACATTCAATTCAGGTGGTGCAGGCGCACGGCCTGAGCATGATGGGCTGAACGCCACGGCGTTCCCGTCCGGTGTTATGACGATGCCGATTGAGGCAACAGAACACGCTGGCCCTGTTATCATTTGGCGCAAGGAATTGCGGCCTGACTCTGGTGGTGCTGGAAAACAGCGCGGTGGGCTTGGGCAGTTCATGGAAGTTGGTGCTCGTGAAGGTCATGAATTCGATTTTCAGGCGATGCTAGACCGCGTTGATCATCCTGCACGCGGACGGAGGGGCGGGCATCACGGCGCCCCCACAACGATTGCACAAGACGATGGCACGCCCATGCGCGGAAAGGGCAAACAGTTCGTCGCGCACGGGCGACGCGTGTTGATGGCGTTTCCTGGGGGCGCTGGTTACGGGGACGCTGCCAAGCGCGATCCAGAGCTGGTCAAACGCGATCTGTCACGCGGGTACATATCAGCAGAGTCCGCCGCAGCAGATTATGGATTAAGCGCAGATGAAATTGCGGACGTCTTGGCGGGCGTCGCACGTGGTGACGCCACTTGA
- a CDS encoding hydantoinase/oxoprolinase family protein, whose protein sequence is MSKARLGVDIGGTFTDVVLEADGKSYSTKVLTTYAAPENAIIEGIHQVCTKSGVAPTEIGQIIHGTTLATNALIERRGAKTALITTEGFRDVIEMRTESRFEQYDLNLNLPEPLLPRQMRYTVPGRIDATGAELVPLTRAQIEPVVDQIVAARYESIAIGLIHSYLNPAHERLVAEVIAERMPDAMVSLSCEVSPQMREYERFNTVVANAYIKPLMKSYLSRLEDRLKGEGVSCSIFLMHSGGGIISIQSAADFPVRLVESGPAGGAVFAAHIAARYQLDKVLSFDMGGTTAKICLIKNQTPKTSRVFEVARTYRFKKGSGMPISIPVIDMVEIGAGGGSLGSVDAMRQIRVGPESAGSEPGPACYGRGGARPAVTDADLVLGKLDPDNFAGGSITLDTASSKTALSAEIGNVLDMDATTSAFGLAEVVDENMANAARVHAVENGEDLSEYTMIAFGGAAPLHAGRLCEKLGVERLLVPPGAGVGSAIGFLRAPFSFEANRSVYMRLSDFDPAAIIALLTDLNTEATGFVRTCDATSKIISEYKVYMRYTGQGWEIPIELTQEQAMAPDAETFKARFIEDYTKLFGRSVDGMDIEITVWSVNATTPPERVNPTTQITRESDASITGTRSLFDPVSSAFQNANVVLRDSMDDGAGVDGPAVVTEDETTIIVPASRTALRQPDGCIDVRTKP, encoded by the coding sequence ATGAGTAAGGCACGGCTTGGCGTTGATATCGGTGGGACGTTTACGGACGTCGTTCTGGAAGCTGACGGAAAGAGCTATTCAACCAAGGTTTTAACCACCTACGCTGCGCCCGAGAATGCGATCATCGAAGGTATTCATCAGGTTTGCACCAAGTCCGGTGTCGCGCCAACAGAAATTGGCCAAATCATCCATGGAACCACACTCGCGACCAATGCCTTGATCGAACGCCGTGGTGCGAAGACAGCGTTGATCACGACTGAAGGGTTTCGTGATGTCATTGAAATGCGAACCGAGTCTCGGTTTGAGCAGTATGATCTGAACCTCAACCTTCCTGAGCCCTTATTGCCCCGCCAAATGCGCTACACCGTCCCAGGTCGGATAGATGCGACCGGTGCCGAGCTGGTGCCCCTTACCCGTGCTCAAATCGAACCTGTCGTCGACCAAATCGTCGCCGCTAGATACGAAAGCATCGCGATTGGGTTGATCCACAGCTACCTTAACCCTGCGCACGAACGTCTTGTTGCCGAGGTTATCGCCGAAAGAATGCCCGACGCCATGGTGTCCTTGTCCTGCGAAGTGTCACCACAAATGCGCGAGTACGAGCGTTTCAATACGGTCGTTGCTAACGCCTATATCAAACCGCTGATGAAGAGTTACCTCAGCCGTTTGGAAGACCGTCTGAAGGGCGAAGGGGTGAGTTGCAGCATTTTCCTGATGCATTCGGGTGGCGGTATTATTTCAATCCAAAGCGCGGCTGACTTCCCCGTGCGACTGGTTGAATCCGGCCCCGCCGGCGGCGCGGTTTTCGCCGCACATATCGCCGCGCGCTACCAGCTCGATAAGGTGCTGAGCTTTGACATGGGTGGCACCACCGCCAAAATCTGTCTGATCAAGAACCAGACCCCCAAAACATCCCGCGTCTTTGAAGTGGCGCGGACCTATCGTTTCAAAAAGGGCAGCGGCATGCCGATTTCCATTCCGGTGATCGATATGGTTGAAATTGGCGCTGGCGGTGGATCACTCGGGTCCGTTGATGCCATGCGTCAAATTCGCGTTGGACCGGAAAGCGCGGGGTCAGAGCCGGGCCCTGCATGTTATGGTCGTGGGGGCGCACGCCCCGCGGTGACGGATGCAGATCTGGTGCTGGGAAAGCTAGATCCGGATAATTTCGCTGGCGGGTCGATTACGCTTGATACCGCATCATCCAAGACCGCGTTAAGCGCTGAAATTGGCAACGTACTAGACATGGACGCGACGACATCCGCATTTGGCTTGGCCGAGGTCGTGGATGAAAACATGGCGAACGCGGCGCGGGTGCATGCGGTGGAGAATGGCGAAGACCTGTCTGAATATACCATGATCGCGTTTGGCGGAGCGGCGCCACTGCATGCAGGGCGGTTGTGCGAAAAGCTGGGTGTTGAGCGTCTTCTGGTCCCGCCTGGTGCGGGCGTTGGATCCGCAATCGGGTTCTTACGTGCGCCCTTTTCGTTTGAGGCCAATCGGTCTGTTTACATGCGTCTGTCAGATTTTGACCCCGCTGCCATTATCGCGCTTCTCACTGACCTGAACACCGAAGCCACTGGGTTTGTGCGAACCTGTGACGCAACATCAAAGATCATCAGCGAGTACAAAGTCTACATGCGCTACACTGGTCAAGGTTGGGAAATTCCGATTGAACTGACGCAAGAACAGGCAATGGCACCGGATGCCGAAACCTTCAAAGCACGCTTCATTGAAGACTACACCAAGCTATTTGGGCGATCGGTTGACGGAATGGATATTGAGATTACCGTTTGGTCCGTAAATGCGACGACCCCACCGGAACGGGTTAATCCAACCACACAAATCACGCGCGAAAGCGATGCGTCAATCACAGGGACGCGGTCGCTCTTTGATCCGGTATCGAGTGCGTTCCAGAACGCCAATGTGGTTCTACGAGATTCAATGGACGATGGCGCGGGCGTGGATGGCCCCGCGGTTGTCACCGAAGATGAAACCACAATCATCGTGCCAGCGTCGCGCACGGCGCTACGTCAGCCAGATGGCTGCATTGACGTGAGGACCAAGCCATGA
- the yghU gene encoding glutathione-dependent disulfide-bond oxidoreductase: MTYTPPKVWTWDSENGGQFASTNRPIAGPTHDKDLPVGKHPLQLHSLATPNGVKVTVMLEELLAKGYAADYDAWYIDINEGDQFSSGFVDVNPNSKIPALFDKSTGVRVFESGAILLYLAEKFRAFLPRDIEARTETLNWLFWLQGSAPYLGGGFGHFYKYAPEKLEYPINRFAMEAKRQLDVLNQQLEDNRYVAGAEYTIADMATAPWYGALVKGAVYDAEEFLDTASYENVNRWADDVMSRPAFIKGRMVNRGWGEDHEQLRERHDASDFDAVPKA; this comes from the coding sequence ATGACCTATACGCCCCCCAAAGTCTGGACATGGGATTCCGAGAACGGCGGCCAGTTCGCCAGCACCAATCGCCCGATCGCGGGCCCAACCCATGACAAAGACCTGCCCGTGGGCAAGCATCCTCTGCAGCTGCACTCATTGGCGACACCAAATGGGGTTAAGGTCACGGTGATGTTGGAAGAGCTGTTGGCCAAAGGTTACGCCGCTGACTACGACGCGTGGTACATCGACATTAACGAGGGCGACCAGTTTTCCAGCGGGTTTGTCGATGTAAATCCGAATTCAAAAATTCCAGCGCTGTTTGATAAATCCACTGGTGTCCGGGTGTTCGAATCTGGCGCCATCCTGCTGTATCTGGCCGAAAAGTTCCGCGCATTCTTACCGCGTGACATTGAAGCGCGCACCGAAACACTGAATTGGCTATTTTGGCTGCAAGGGTCTGCACCTTATCTGGGCGGTGGATTTGGCCATTTCTACAAGTACGCCCCAGAGAAACTCGAATACCCGATCAACCGTTTCGCGATGGAAGCCAAACGCCAGTTGGATGTGTTGAACCAACAGCTCGAGGACAATCGCTATGTTGCAGGCGCGGAATACACGATTGCCGATATGGCGACCGCACCTTGGTACGGCGCTTTGGTCAAAGGTGCAGTTTACGACGCCGAGGAATTCTTGGACACGGCCAGCTATGAAAACGTCAACCGCTGGGCTGATGATGTGATGTCGCGTCCGGCGTTCATCAAGGGCCGTATGGTGAACCGTGGTTGGGGTGAAGACCACGAACAACTTCGCGAGCGTCACGACGCAAGCGACTTTGACGCAGTGCCCAAAGCCTAG
- the rlmF gene encoding 23S rRNA (adenine(1618)-N(6))-methyltransferase RlmF, protein MAGKSKLHPRNQHAQGYDFRRLVADTPELEAFTTTNPRGQTTIDFQDVNAVRMLNRALLKTHYDIGYWDIPTGYLCPPIPGRVDYIHYLADLLAEGKSQDVPRGPHIKVLDIGTGASLVYPLTGQSEYGWAFTGVDIDAGAFKSAKKICELNELKITLRQQSEPKKIFRGVIKPNDVFHLTMCNPPFHASMEQANKGTQRKWSNLGKGRSTKLNFGGQNAELWCPGGEIKFIARMVEQSVEFSEQCLWFTSLVSKKDNLQPLERILRKANVVDFQVVEMAQGQKTSRFIAWTYMTKKQRSLF, encoded by the coding sequence ATGGCTGGAAAATCAAAGCTGCATCCCCGAAATCAACACGCGCAAGGTTATGATTTTAGGCGCTTGGTGGCGGATACACCTGAACTTGAAGCCTTCACGACAACCAATCCACGCGGTCAGACGACGATTGATTTTCAAGATGTGAATGCTGTTCGCATGCTCAATCGGGCACTGTTAAAAACGCATTATGATATTGGGTACTGGGATATCCCGACCGGCTATCTGTGTCCGCCAATTCCTGGTCGAGTGGACTACATCCACTACCTTGCGGACTTGCTGGCCGAAGGTAAAAGTCAGGACGTTCCGCGTGGGCCTCACATCAAAGTACTAGACATCGGAACCGGAGCGAGCCTTGTTTACCCGCTGACGGGCCAGAGCGAGTATGGCTGGGCCTTCACAGGCGTTGATATCGACGCGGGCGCGTTCAAATCAGCAAAGAAGATTTGTGAACTAAACGAATTGAAGATCACCCTTCGACAGCAATCCGAACCTAAAAAAATCTTCCGGGGCGTTATCAAGCCCAACGATGTGTTTCATCTAACCATGTGCAACCCGCCGTTTCACGCATCCATGGAGCAGGCGAACAAAGGCACCCAGCGCAAATGGTCCAACCTCGGGAAGGGACGTTCAACCAAGCTTAACTTTGGCGGTCAGAACGCTGAGCTATGGTGTCCGGGTGGCGAAATCAAATTCATCGCCCGTATGGTCGAACAGAGCGTGGAGTTTTCCGAACAGTGCCTTTGGTTTACATCGTTGGTTTCCAAGAAAGATAACCTTCAGCCACTAGAGCGAATTTTGCGAAAAGCTAATGTCGTTGATTTTCAAGTCGTCGAAATGGCCCAAGGCCAAAAAACGAGCCGTTTCATTGCCTGGACCTATATGACGAAGAAACAGCGCTCTTTGTTTTGA
- a CDS encoding TIGR02300 family protein: MPKEEWGTKRLCPETGKRFYDLNADPIVSPYTGEVVVVETGKTRTMVADAADAQSKKDEDNAEDDDLVLDDDDEDDDADLGDDVLDDDEDDTVPLEEIADVAAPDDDS; this comes from the coding sequence ATGCCAAAGGAAGAGTGGGGCACAAAGCGCCTCTGCCCTGAAACCGGAAAACGGTTCTACGACCTGAACGCCGATCCGATTGTCAGCCCTTACACTGGTGAGGTTGTTGTTGTCGAAACCGGCAAGACCCGCACAATGGTTGCTGACGCTGCTGATGCCCAGTCCAAGAAGGACGAAGACAACGCAGAAGACGACGATCTCGTACTCGACGATGACGACGAGGATGATGATGCGGATCTGGGTGACGACGTTCTGGATGATGATGAAGACGACACGGTTCCTCTTGAGGAAATCGCTGACGTTGCCGCTCCAGACGACGATTCCTAA
- a CDS encoding M48 family metallopeptidase, whose amino-acid sequence MGRLILEGNPPVEVLLRRSARARRLSLRISRLDGRATLTLPNRVPEREGMAFLREREAWLRGHLDGIEPEMPVVLGGTVLFRGAELPLVAGDVKRARLIDGALALPNDPDKVGKRVAAFMKLQARDALADASDRYSAALGKPYGRISLRDTRSRWGSCSSAGDLMYSWRLIMAPTEVLEYVAAHEVAHLQHMDHSTRFWATVERLYPAHKACRKWLRDHGGALQRVRFD is encoded by the coding sequence ATGGGACGTTTGATCCTCGAAGGCAACCCCCCAGTAGAGGTTCTGTTGCGGCGTTCTGCGCGCGCACGGCGGCTCAGCCTGCGTATCTCGCGCTTAGACGGGCGTGCGACGCTGACATTGCCCAATAGGGTGCCAGAACGCGAAGGGATGGCCTTCCTGCGAGAGCGTGAAGCGTGGCTGCGCGGGCACTTGGATGGAATCGAGCCGGAGATGCCAGTTGTCTTGGGCGGAACGGTGCTATTTCGCGGCGCAGAGCTTCCACTTGTCGCAGGTGATGTGAAACGTGCGCGCCTCATCGACGGTGCCCTGGCGTTACCGAATGACCCAGACAAAGTGGGAAAACGGGTCGCTGCGTTTATGAAACTGCAGGCCCGCGACGCATTGGCAGACGCCTCGGACAGGTATTCCGCGGCGCTGGGGAAACCTTATGGACGCATTTCACTGCGCGATACGCGCTCGCGGTGGGGGTCATGCTCCTCTGCGGGCGACTTGATGTACTCTTGGCGCTTAATCATGGCCCCGACTGAGGTGCTTGAGTACGTCGCAGCCCATGAGGTCGCGCATCTTCAGCACATGGATCATTCGACCCGTTTCTGGGCCACTGTTGAGCGTCTGTATCCAGCGCATAAGGCATGTCGTAAATGGTTGCGCGATCACGGCGGCGCATTGCAGCGTGTGCGTTTTGATTGA
- a CDS encoding GntR family transcriptional regulator, translating into MLIQSKANEPTGAAHDRVYRTLRARIMHGEIDPGQALTLRGIGKEFGVSMTPAREAARRLVAEGALFLSSSGRVSTPELSNERIEELAALRALLEPELAARALPRAHMALIERLEEINGRVARVIARQDAPGYIKLNLEFHRTLYLRAQAPAMLAMAETIWLQLGPTMSKLYGRLRRTEPPRNHLLILAALKAGDEASLKLAVRSDATQGLRMLKV; encoded by the coding sequence ATGTTGATCCAATCCAAAGCAAATGAACCCACCGGTGCCGCCCATGATCGCGTCTATCGCACATTGCGTGCCCGTATCATGCATGGCGAAATTGACCCCGGACAGGCGCTAACCCTGCGTGGGATTGGGAAAGAGTTCGGCGTGTCGATGACACCGGCACGCGAAGCAGCGCGGCGTTTGGTGGCGGAAGGGGCATTGTTCCTGTCATCATCAGGCCGCGTGTCGACGCCAGAGCTGTCCAACGAACGCATCGAAGAGCTCGCGGCGTTGCGAGCATTGCTAGAGCCAGAACTCGCAGCGCGGGCGTTGCCACGGGCGCATATGGCACTGATTGAACGGTTAGAAGAAATCAACGGACGGGTCGCGCGGGTCATCGCGCGACAGGACGCACCGGGCTACATCAAGCTAAACCTCGAATTCCACCGCACCCTTTATTTGCGCGCACAAGCACCGGCGATGTTGGCAATGGCTGAAACCATTTGGCTACAACTTGGCCCGACAATGTCCAAACTTTACGGGCGTTTGCGGCGCACGGAACCACCGCGCAATCACTTGCTGATACTTGCTGCGCTAAAAGCTGGCGACGAGGCGAGCCTAAAGCTTGCCGTGCGTTCAGATGCGACCCAAGGTCTACGGATGCTAAAAGTTTAG
- a CDS encoding TerB family tellurite resistance protein — translation MRKFLPIIALSFGLTTTASTADAYIVSGEDLRFVAETSLPGQAGEPVSLCHLVDFTNALFVPVYTSVQSYALSPDGCVGDSYRALSAEQFSAMQASGLLPAELPEAPRATIKDLLWGHAWLIVAAIGILFSALIAFRDRKPRKAKTPDALAIHSLVAMSQVAIADGRIDDAEVQQISSILTRLTGTSYAPQQVMELLSRLNPSPSDIDQIGEGLSDGDRQIVLEAALNIAVADGEIHPSEYAVVSDLAQRMRIGADQFRSAMARISAHLHTVPQA, via the coding sequence ATGCGTAAGTTCCTGCCCATCATCGCGCTCTCATTCGGGCTGACCACAACTGCATCAACTGCAGATGCGTATATTGTTTCCGGCGAGGACTTGCGTTTTGTGGCCGAAACCAGCCTTCCTGGGCAGGCGGGCGAACCCGTTTCATTGTGCCATCTCGTGGACTTTACAAATGCGCTGTTCGTTCCGGTTTATACATCAGTGCAGTCTTACGCCCTGTCCCCAGATGGTTGCGTTGGCGATTCCTACCGTGCCCTTTCCGCCGAACAGTTTTCCGCAATGCAGGCCTCAGGGCTTCTGCCGGCAGAGCTTCCAGAAGCGCCAAGGGCCACCATCAAAGACCTTCTTTGGGGTCATGCGTGGTTGATTGTCGCTGCTATCGGTATCTTGTTTAGCGCTCTCATTGCATTTCGTGATCGCAAACCGCGCAAAGCGAAGACACCCGACGCACTCGCGATCCATTCCCTTGTCGCGATGAGCCAAGTTGCCATCGCAGATGGGCGAATTGACGATGCTGAGGTCCAACAGATTTCAAGTATTTTGACCCGGCTGACAGGCACATCCTATGCGCCGCAACAGGTGATGGAACTTCTAAGCCGCTTGAACCCGTCCCCATCTGACATCGATCAGATCGGCGAAGGTCTGTCCGACGGGGACCGGCAAATTGTACTTGAGGCCGCGCTGAACATTGCCGTTGCTGACGGTGAAATTCACCCGAGCGAATACGCTGTGGTATCTGACTTAGCCCAGCGTATGCGTATTGGTGCCGATCAATTCCGCAGTGCAATGGCGCGTATCTCAGCGCATTTGCACACGGTTCCGCAGGCCTAA